CAGTACTGCCGAAGCCTTTGTAGAATTTGCCGAGCTGGCCAGCCAGCACCTCGGTGACCGCGTGGCTAGTTGGGCTACGCTCAACGAGCCGCAGGTGAGCGCGGATGCTGGCTACTTGCAGGGCCGCCACGCCCCAGGCCACACCAGCGTCGCCGAGCAAGTGGCCACTACACATCATCTCTTGTTAGCTCATGGCCTGGCCGTGCCCGTGCTGCGCCGCAACGCGCCGCAGGCGCAGGTGGGCATCGTGCTCAACCTGCAGCCACACACCGCCGCATCCGCGCGGCCTGAAGACGTGCAGGCGGCACGCATCGGCGATGCTCTGCAGAACCGCCGCTTCCTCGATCCGCTTGCCGGCCGCGGCTACCCTCAAGAATTCGTTGCGCTGGACGAAGAAACCCTGCGCACCGTAGTTCACGCTGGCGATCTGGAAGCGATTGCTGCGCCAGTGGATTTCCTGGGCGTCAATCACTACTTCCGTACTGTGCACCGCAGCGAAAGCACGCCAGCCGAGGCAATCACCGTACCCGTGGGCAGCCACAAAACCGAGATGGGCTGGGAAGTCTATCCCCCGGGCATTGAGGAGATTCTGGTGCGCCTGCACCGCGAGTATCCCTTCCCGGCCTACTACATCACCGAGAACGGTGCCGCCTTCGCCGACGAGGTCAGCGAGGACGGCCACGTGCACGATGCGCCGCGCGTGGAGTATCTGCGCGCCTATCTCCACCACACGCAGCGCGCCATCCAAGCGGGTGTGCCGCTCAAAGGCTACTTCGCCTGGAGCCTGCTGGATAATTTTGAATGGGCCTGGGGCTACAGCCGCCGCTTTGGGTTGATCTACGTAGACTTTGAAACCCAGACGCGTATCATCAAAGATAGCGGGCGCCTGTACACCCAGATCATCAAAGAGAATAAGCTAGCGTGAGCCGTGATTGCAGGATCGCACTCCTGCTCACTGTTCACTCCTCACTATTCACCCTACCAACTGAATACCGCGTGCCACAGCAACTTAACTAAATTCCATAGGCTGGGCTTGGCGTGATAGCGCGTATCCTGGCGAAAATAGCGATAGCTGTGCTTGGCCTGGGCATCATACGGATCCGGGAACGAGACGAATGGAGCGCGCACCACTGACTTCAACGGGCGCTCGAACATCAGCGGGTTGTTTACGAATCCAATGCCCGACTGGATGTCATACCTATCGTGCCCCGGCGGGGCGCCCCACGGGGTGATGCACATGTAGTAGCCCAGCGCGCCCCAATGGTTCACCACCACCGTGCCGTAGTGCAGATCATCCACCGCCTGCTCCACGGCCGCCGCTACCAGCGGGTCTTGCAGGCTCTTGGGGTGCACGATAATCGAGGCGGAGAGGGTGCCCCACAATTGCTGGTTGGCAAATTCCACCGCTTTGGCGATGAACTCCACCGTATCCTGCGCATCCAGCGCGGTTTCCGAAAACAGGCCGATGAAGGGCTCCTCGCAAAAGGCCAGTTGATCCAGATCGGCTGGGTCAAGGCCCGGCACATAGGTCCACGGCAGGTGGCCGGGCGCCGGCTGGCCGAGCTGGCGCGCCGCCGGGTAGGCAGCCAGGAACTTGGCGTGCAGGCGCGCCGCGCCGGGGTAATAGGCTGTCCGCGTCTCCAAGCCATCCAAATAGCTAGCGATGCCCTCGTTGAGCGCTTGGCGCTGCCCCCAGCTCGCATGCTGGATCAGCATGCGCGGCGTGATGCAATTGAAGCCGGCGTTGCGCACTAGCCAGCCGCCGATCTTGGCGGCTTGCTTGCGCACATCGCCGGCGCTCCACGGGCCGGGCACCACGATCACCGGGGAAATGTTGCCGAGTTCCGCGCTGAAGGGTTTGGTCACCAGGGGCTGGCGATTGCGCTTGCGCTGCTGGCCTTGTTCTCCTGGACCGAACACAATCGCCTCGTAGGTACGGTCAGAGCCAGTGAGGTGTAACTCATCGATCTCGGCATGCCCCACCAAGTAAGCGGCCACCTCGGCATCGCCCTCTACTACTTGCATATAGCCCGGCTCCACTAAGGCGCGGAAGCCCTCCTCGATCAACGGAGCCAGGTAGGCATTCACCGGGTTGATCTTGAGCATAACTGCGTGCCCTTCTACGAAGAGCTTGTGCAAAAAGTCATAGTTGACGGTGGAGGCAATGTTGCCGGCGGCCAGCACCAGGCAGGTCTTGGCCGGCGGATCGGTTTGGCGGTAGAAGGCGGCCCGCGGCGGCTCATCACCTTGTAGGCTGTCGTGCACGCGCACCTCAGCCTGGATGAAGGGCATCGCAATGCGGTCAGCCAGGGTCTGCGGGAACACATCCAGGCGCCACTCGCCGGCATGCTTCCAGCACACCTTGCCCGGCAGGCGTGGCTGGCCCACCTGCTGAATATCCACCAGTGCTTTGCGCAGATAGCGCAGCAGGCGGTAGGTGACGGTGAGCGTGAAGGTTTCCTCGCCTTCGGCCAGGCTGTGCGGAGCGGCGCCCTTGGCCGCCAGGCTGGCGGCGATCCAGCGCTCCTCGATGGCAGGCAGCTCGGCGAACAGCCGGTCGATCACGGCGATGCGCTCGGCCACCGCCAACTGCGCCCAGGCCTGCTTGCCGCGCTGCAGGCGTGCCAGCTTGGCATCCAGGGCGGCTTGGTCAGGCAGGGTGCGAGCGGGCGCGTGGGCTTCGGCCATAGTGGCTGCAATTTTACGCCAGGAAACAAAAAAGACGGCCGTTGGCCGTCTTTGTGATCCCGGAAGGACTCGAACCTTCAACCAATTGATTAAGAGTCAACTGCTCTACCATTGAGCTACGGGACCAGAGAGGCGGAATTATACCAAAACTATTTCGCCCGGCGGCCAGGTCGCAAATCCAGCCCGAAGCTATTCCCATAGTAGAATAGAACATACGTTCCCATGGTTGTGCACCTCAACGCCCACTCACATTTCTCGCTGCTGGCCGGTGTGCCAGCGCCCGCCGAGCTAGCCGCCGCGGCCGCCGCCGCCGGGCAGCCCGCCCTGGCCCTCACCGATCACAACCGCTTGAGCGGCGTGGTGGAGTTTGCCGAAGCCTGTGCCAGCTACAACATCCAGCCGCTCTTCGGCCTGCACGTCGTGCTGCCGGGCGGCCTGCCCCTGGTGCTGCTGGCCGAAGACGCGCGCGGGTGGGCCAACCTATGCCGCCTAAGCAGCGCGCTACTACACGAAGAGAATGACGAGCGCCGCCCGTTGTCGTTGGCCGAGCTCCAGCGCAATCACGCCGGGCTGCTGTGCCTGGCGGGCTCACCCGCCGTAGCAGATCCCTTGATGCCCACAGCAGAGCTGACCGCCGTAGCGCAACTGTTCGCCGGGCGCGGCTACCTACAAGCGCCGCCCACGGCGGTGGAGCCCAGCCTGGCCCTGGCGCGCCAGCTGGGGCTGCCCGCCGTGGCCTGCTGGCCGGTCTACTACCTACAGCCCGAACAAGCCGAGCTGCAACGCACCCTGACGGCGATGCGGCTCAACACCCCCCGCCAGCG
The DNA window shown above is from Anaerolineales bacterium and carries:
- a CDS encoding beta-glucosidase, producing the protein MTEHFPDNFLWGAATAAFQIEGAASEDGRGESIWDRFAHTPGKVFGGHTGDRACDHYHRWRDDIRLMQQLGLQAYRFSIAWSRILPEGYGRVNAKGLDFYSRLVDGLLEAGIQPYATLYHWDLPQALQDRGGWPARSTAEAFVEFAELASQHLGDRVASWATLNEPQVSADAGYLQGRHAPGHTSVAEQVATTHHLLLAHGLAVPVLRRNAPQAQVGIVLNLQPHTAASARPEDVQAARIGDALQNRRFLDPLAGRGYPQEFVALDEETLRTVVHAGDLEAIAAPVDFLGVNHYFRTVHRSESTPAEAITVPVGSHKTEMGWEVYPPGIEEILVRLHREYPFPAYYITENGAAFADEVSEDGHVHDAPRVEYLRAYLHHTQRAIQAGVPLKGYFAWSLLDNFEWAWGYSRRFGLIYVDFETQTRIIKDSGRLYTQIIKENKLA
- a CDS encoding aldehyde dehydrogenase, whose translation is MAEAHAPARTLPDQAALDAKLARLQRGKQAWAQLAVAERIAVIDRLFAELPAIEERWIAASLAAKGAAPHSLAEGEETFTLTVTYRLLRYLRKALVDIQQVGQPRLPGKVCWKHAGEWRLDVFPQTLADRIAMPFIQAEVRVHDSLQGDEPPRAAFYRQTDPPAKTCLVLAAGNIASTVNYDFLHKLFVEGHAVMLKINPVNAYLAPLIEEGFRALVEPGYMQVVEGDAEVAAYLVGHAEIDELHLTGSDRTYEAIVFGPGEQGQQRKRNRQPLVTKPFSAELGNISPVIVVPGPWSAGDVRKQAAKIGGWLVRNAGFNCITPRMLIQHASWGQRQALNEGIASYLDGLETRTAYYPGAARLHAKFLAAYPAARQLGQPAPGHLPWTYVPGLDPADLDQLAFCEEPFIGLFSETALDAQDTVEFIAKAVEFANQQLWGTLSASIIVHPKSLQDPLVAAAVEQAVDDLHYGTVVVNHWGALGYYMCITPWGAPPGHDRYDIQSGIGFVNNPLMFERPLKSVVRAPFVSFPDPYDAQAKHSYRYFRQDTRYHAKPSLWNLVKLLWHAVFSW